The sequence below is a genomic window from Uranotaenia lowii strain MFRU-FL chromosome 2, ASM2978415v1, whole genome shotgun sequence.
tttttcaacgaacataaatatgataatCAATTATCAAACAAGTTGTCAAACATTTTGTTTATTCACAATAAACAGATACTAAGTATTTCATTCATTTATATTGAAACACATgaattttaaagtgttagatGTATTCTCAAATTATGACACCACCGCATAACAAATTCTACATTCATACATacaagtacatttttttttcatttatgttacATATCGGCACCGAGTGCTATCATCTCTTGGACGACAAAATCCATTCTCTCGGTTGTGGGAGCCGGAACACATTTAATGACCATTCGGAAGAAATACCCCAATCTCTTGTGATGGTTCGATGTATAACTGACCATCAAATTGCCCTTCTTCACCATTTTTGCCTTCAAAGCAAGTGTCACCttgtaaaagaaaaataaaattaagaaatttgttttgttttccaaaaaaaagttcggtTCTTTTGAACTACCTTATGGATTTCCTTCCACCATTCGTCGGATTCTTGTCCTCCATTTGGATCCAGTTGAAGCCGTTTGGGAATGAACCAGAAACAAATATTTGTGAACTCATACTCCGGTAAGACCAACTTAAAGTAGGGATTTCCACTGATGGCCTTCTTGAAGTATTGGGCGCAATCCAAAGCGGAGTCAACGGATTTTTCAAACCAATCTGTACCACGAGCCTTCAGCATAAACCAAAACTTGAACGAATCGATCTGAATATATTCGATGAAAGAAAAATCTAGTTTTATTTTAGGTCAAGTTTAGAAATCATCTCACTCACTTTTCTACCGCACTGCACCGACAAATCTCCGGTGTCGTAGGCCACATCGTAGTACTTATCAGTCGGGAAAAGATATTCGGCACAGGCAGCGTTACAATCTTTCAACAAACCACGGTGTCGCATGAGAAACATCGAACATTGCAACGGCACTCCAACGATTTTCTGTGGACATAAACTAACCGAATCGGCTCGTTCCAATCCGGCCAACAGGGATCGATATTTCCGGGAATGAAGCGCGGCACCTGCCCAAGCTCCCTGAAAGATAAtttcaataaatgtaaaaaattggttcgaacaaactttaaattttgtagaatgtcCTTACATCAACATGCATCCAAACTTTATACCGCTGACAGACATCAGCCACCCGGTCCAGTTTATCGATAGCACCGAAAACGGTGGTGCCAGCTGTAACCGAAACTATCAAAGGTTTGCAACCCTCGTCGATAGACTCAGCGATGGCTCGGTCCAGTGCGTCAACGTTGATCCGGCAACGATCGTCCGTTGCAATCCTGAGCACATTTTCCTCACCTAGTCCGAGCCAGTTTGCACTTTTCGTGATGCTGTAATGAGCCTGAAAAATAAGTGAGAAAATAAACATATTAATAATTAAGTATCATAAAATTCTACGAGCAACCGAAaaaatattccataaaatttaatatttttttcaatacattaggatttataaaaatggttttaaaaaagtattttaaaatacaatgCTTCTGGTAAAAATGCTCTCACGCTGCagtttctgaaaaaaacttACAAGCACAACAATGAGCCCCAAAAACTTGTTTGCAAATTGCcttctataaacttaaaaatttacttgaataaaaaagtaaaagtaGTCTAACAAAGCTTATCTGCGTCCAACAGcaaaataaatataactttcttaaataaattggtaaaaatctaataaagtgttattttctcaaacaaaacaTTCATGAAATTCCAACACAGCCTCTCAACAGAAGGTTCTGAAAAAAAGAACTTTATAATTATGTATGTACATAACACTAGGGAACATCATTgttggtgcctatgttttaataacTAACTGTCGTAGATACAAACATTTCTTTCAAAACTAAATGCAAATTTGCACCCGATAAATAAACGCGCGTTTCGTCACCAAAGTTTGTTAATAGATTCGTAAATCTTTTGCTAACATATTCCTGGAATATGGTTTCCGACGTACAGGTATCCTGAATAGCAcataaattagaaaattaaatgAGCCCAACCTGATTTTTGTTCGTGTATATGAGTTAAACACTCAAATACTTTTCAACTCGAAAGTTGTCTATAATTTTCTTAATTAATACGTCTCTctctaatttttcatttcaattcgatcataatttttttactctctTTTTTTACACTCCTCGTAGCTAGTATCgcaatttatatttatataataaatttgaatttctccATTTCTATCTCATTCGCTTTTCCGTCTTATTTCACACTTCTCTAAAAGattacttatacttatacttatatcTTTCTctgataattatttttaataactttcttctataagttgttttgaattgtttaacggataaatcaagcataagtttacattttttggacgttgcaattggcgttgaggaccaaaactatgaaaaaagggtgcgaaataagaatagcaccacctgtgattttcaacaaaaacaagaatacttctaaaaaatttctgtgtaaaagtgaataataatgcttgtttgctttgtttgaatagataactgtattttaagaagttttctagaatttcaaagattttcaaagattttaaaagggggttttaagagatgctcctcaagcgtttaggaatttgataaTTGAGcaataatactttatcaaactgctttatttcttcattattattcattagtatgatgcaaattggcgaaacatagatttgaggctgaatttgagtaaaaaaacaggcttcaaattcaaaaatactaatatttttaaatagtcaaacgctatttctctagtttcaagtcatagatggcagcactatcttgcaattaaaccgaattgatgcccattttcgaatatctgggattaattcaggtgtgctggatgattttggtaaaGAAATAAatacttggtaccgtgtgaccgccttggaaattctaagctcacaatatcaaaaaataagaatttcatcaaggactgataaaagtgaattttttggaccgacaatcagaataattttgtacttttcgatggagcttgatgaaccagataactagcagtattattggtatgatttgaaattaaatcggaagttgagatgagcaggaattttggcggtggtatattcttgtactggtgattttttttgcaaatccggaaaagatttctgcagcgtgaactcctaCAAAACTGTGCtggaaaactacctcgaaatgatgaatatgggcctaattaaacctgaaaaatcaatgttgagacttaatttggttttaacggcaaggtagtgctgccatctatgatttgaaactgaaaaaagtgatgttaaccgaaaaaaatcgaagtttatgaattccaacttgttttttctgatttaaaataaacccaaaatgtttgattcatcatttcacgtcattctAATGAAGagagtaagtagtttggtaaataATTACAGCATAAATtaatcaaattccttagttctagaagagcatctcttaaaacaccattttaaaacctttgaaaatctttggagttctagaaaactccttaaaatgcagttatctatttaaataattcgtagaagcattactATTCACATTTACacagaaaatttttagaaatattcttgtttttgttgaaaaacacaagtggttctattcttatttcgcacccttttttcttagttttggtcctcaacgccaattgcaacgtccaaaaaaagtaaacttatgcttgattcatccgttaaacaattcaaaacaacttatagaagaaaatttgggtgatattcaaacattcatattttaacaagcaaaacacatagtggtgctattcttatttcgctcactgtataagagtatacgatttggacgatattcgactcCATATTCATACAAACTGAAAGAATGCAaaagagcacaagttttttctctcaacgcatgcgaaccgttgccattGACAATATTCGCTGCCTCTGCCATttgcaattcttgcaaatacaccatctgatttttagcaatctggtttcctgttggtcgcagagagaacaacaaagctgttcccTTGACCCACGCGGTAGAAAGCAAATGAACGAAATCATCTTTCAattctgcaaacatggcggattttttatcatatacgatttaaaccatttaatccgacttcaagtaacgatttttacgaccttttacttgcgttagttggaattacgattcgcagtaacatttttaatgacttgagttatcattttaatgcgattttatgtttgctacGTATTGATTACCTATCTTACTTCTTCCTCTGAATTTCTCACTCAAAATTTTGTACTTTCTCCTCACTCTGTTTTTGCTGCTAATAGCTAATTTTCAAtcagctaaatttaaattttatcttttttttctacatttcattttcaatttttcgtttCTTACTCCTTTTCTCATTTCACTGTATCTTGTATATTTCTTATGTCTGACTTACCTATCTTTTCTCTTATCACTTATtgtgattttgataaattgatttttttctttttttttttaattgcatatctattttaccaaattttcgTTATTCCAATTTCTCactttttacttacattttttttatgatacttCTCTTCTAGATAAATGCTTTTTGTTTAGCTccttttagtaattttttttatttccaattcccatgttttgttttgaattcgttGCTTTCTTTTCTAGTATCCATTTTGTTATGTCtttcttcaatttatttttaacaagtgTTTTCAacctttgttttttatttattcgtgTACTGgcacacttttttgaaatttttcacgcTACACTATCACGCAAATTATAATAAGATagtcgtaataaatgttttttcgtTACACGCGAATTTGATTCAACTGtgttttccaaacaaattaagttaatgtttttttatgtgTGTCCTGCCAcacgaattgtttttttttaattgtgtccTGTCAcatgaatttgatatttttgatttttgtgtcctgcacacatttttttttaatttgtgtccTGCcatacaaattgttttttttttttttatttgtgaccTGCCATACAAATACAATGCATCGCATATTTAAAATCTATTCGAAGAATCCAATTCTCAAAATCACATTAACATTCacgtgaaaacaaaaaaaaactatatgtaTTTACTGCAGTGCAGTGATGCGAATGTCATCCAAAAGACAGTCGCATAACATTTTCCGATGACATTCGAAAATGTCTCAATGACATTGACGGTCATCCAGAAAAATGTTAAACGGCTGGAGAAAATGTTATTGAGTTTTGCAATGACAGTCGCTCAGAAAAATGTCATCGATTTATTCatttcgataacatttttgacttgtgacagtcgaagattctgttggtcctctgactgtcggaataacatttttgaattttcgattccGTGCGTGACtgtcatggaaaaatttcaaaaaaatgacaGTCATGAAGTTCATTGGCCAACCCCAATCTGGctggttccggaatccgaaaaatcaaaatgatcagattttaacttgcgagcGACACataatagaaagctcttgagcTGTACTTTAATTCTTGGAAAAAGAAGGTTTAATGGAATCTgcgtgaaacttgttattttgcATGGTTAATATATATATGGTTATATATGGTAAACCTGCCTGCAAAgtctgatgaaactacagcaTAGCGTTTTTACACTCGTATGCagtttcggaagactataaatgtTTTAATGTATTTTACTAACTGAAACTAGGCCTTCGACTAGCTCAGGACTCCAGCCAATCTCAGGGTCGGCTCGTCGTAGCTAGGAAATACTTACTCACCTGTTCGATGTCGATTACCTCCCACCCAGTTATAACCCGTATTTAAGATGCTATTTCGGTGCACGCAATAAAGTACAAGAAGTTTTTATAGGGCAGCAAAAGGGATATATTGAGAAATATTTAAGAGTCGAactaactttaaatttaaggattttaaatggaaagattttatttaaaaaaaaacactttatgaCTCACTGCTTGCTGCTTCTGGACCCGTCGGTGCTGCCGGACACCTGCTGGAACTCGCTGCCGTGGTACCACGTGTCTGAAACTTGGAGTTTCGCCGGGGATACCAATACCCGGGCGTGCTGTCAGGGCTTCTTTCTCGGCCTCGGATTCCCTCAGAAGGGCCAGTCAGACGCTCTTGACTTGCGCTGACCCAGGCCTATTTCCGAGAGGGAGATGGTGGGTGAAAACCGCAGTTTTCACGGTTGGTCCTTAGCCGTATGTTGACGGACGGCCGGTGTCTTCAGCCGTATGTTGACGGACGGCTTTTCGACCCTCTTGGGACGCACTAGGCACTTATTTGGCTACGGTGCCTTTATCAAATTGCACTTGATAAATAAACAGCCACCAAGGTCTCAACTGTCACGACTCTTGGATGGCGGATCGTTAGTTGGCGGATAATATAAAGCGCGCACAACGGTCGAAAGACACTTAGCGGACTCGCGTTCCCAAGGGATAAGAGGCCAGCCCATTGGTGCGTCGGCCTTTTATAAACTCCCCCGGTACGACCAATCGGTGACGTCGACGATCCTGATTGGGCCACGTCATCCCCTTGGTGTTTCCGCATGTGGCGCGGATTTCGTATGCCGCGGATGGTGTCTCGGCTAAATTGGTTGGCATAACAGTAGAGTCGCCCTAATCtgctacactgagaaaaatgacTGCTATCCTCCTATTTTCTACTACAAATTGCCCAAATTATTCTATTATATTTAAAAGTATATAATGCAAAACTTTATCACGTgaatatttacatttacatacattttatcatatttcagGGCAAAACTGCCACCGAAATGCATAAAATGCAGGTTGTAACCGAGTAGGAGGTTACAATATCCACCTCTCCGGGAGAAAAAGGGGCATAAATTATTATGAACCCTTTTTCTGTTCATCAGTGATTACACaagaactcaaaaataaatcGTTTGTTTCCAAAGCCATAGATATCTGGAATTGCGAAACGTAGTTTTTCATTTACCCtgattttaaagtttgaagCTCATGATGTGGCTACATCTTTGCCctcttttatttacttttcaaatacgctcattttatttcattggtgtagtttttttgttttcttttttttttttttttttgttgctctaGAACAAACAAGAGTTAGGCAAGACTTCAGTAATTCGGGGTCATATATGTTCATCGTCATTTCTGACTCCATATCTATTTAGAGGGTCAAAACTATGTTTGATACCTTTACTGACCATCAGCGGCACTGGGCCTCCAGTCTCCAGCGAACACGTCCGTCAAGTCAACTTCATTTGTCTAGAGCTAAAATACTCAATGTGTGAATAAGAACTAGCGGCAAATTTAAAAGAGGAAAAACAGTTATAACCAGGATATGTGTGATGTGGAAGGCGGATAGTTTACTCCCTAATAATTACTCAAGTTACCCTTAAATCTACAAAGTGATCCTTATCCTATCCTACGactatttgtttttcttatccTATCAGTATTTACAAAAGAAGTTGCAGTATCGAATGAATTCAGcaacaaaattctaaattattataaaaaaatactaaaaaaaatcataaagtaaAGTAATAtgtacaaattaaaataaaataatagaaaataatgaaaaataaatggtagaaaaaataaataaatggaaatAATATTAAAGCTTCAAATTCAATCcggctttaaataaaataaaactaaaaaaagaaaatggatttatttacaaagatatgtacaaaaatatttcaactcaaTTTAATTCTCTAGGCTCAACCTGGCTTGAGGTGAGCTGCTGGCCACACCCCTAAGGACTTTCCCTGAGGGTCCTCAATTTCGTACGAAGAGGATCCGACTTTGGATAGGATTTTCGCGGGAAGATACATTGCTCCGTATTTCGCGTTGTAATTCTGAGCTGCATTTGACTGTCTCATATTCCGATAATAGACCTCTTGTCCTACCTGAAACGCATTTGCGTGTACGCGATGACGAAggttatattgattttttcgaatttcatgtGCTGCCTTAAGGTTTTTCTGAACGAGTTCGAAGACACGATCGAACATTTCTTTTTGCTCTTGTGAACGACTCTCCTGTGTTTGTTCAGATTCTTCTGATCCTACCTTGTGATCTGATCCCGTAACGAACATTTCGTGACCGTGCGTGACGAAAAAGGGAGTGAATTTGGTAACTGTGTGAACGGAGGTATTAATGATGGTTTCTATCTCTGCTAATTTGGTGTCCCAGAGTTTCTGGTCGTCTTTGACATAAGTCCTAATAGCCGCATTCACCGTGCGGTTAACTCGCTCGACAGGATTTGCCTGCGAGTGGTACTTGGCATTTAACCAGTGTCGTATTTTGAAGCGATCTAATAACGATTTGAATTCTTTCGATAAAAAGCATGAGCCGTTATCTGTGATGATAACCTCGGGAGTGGAATTGCGAAAGAACCATTGATTTCGAATGATCTCACAAAGTGAGCTACTGTCGGTTCTACGCATGGGGCTTAACATAATCCACTTGCTAAAAAGATCCAACACTACCAATATGTATTGGTAACCCTTTTTACTACAGGGGAGGGGTCCTATAAAATCGATTGCTATAATCTGCCACGGATGCGTAGTGATCCTTTGCTCACCCATCAGCGGAACTACCGGTACACATGCTGCCTTAACCTCTTTACACGTGGTGCAGCGACTGACATAGTCTTTGACTTCGATTGCTAATCGTGGCCAGAAGTAACGTTGTTTGATGCGTTCCGTAGTTTTATCTACGCCTAAGTGCATCGCTTCGTCATGATTCTGACGAATAATTTGCTCACGATCATCAGGGGAGGGAACAAGTTTCCACTCGAATCGGTGGTCGAAGGGTAAGTTAGGGGTGGATACGAATTTGAGTAGCTGACCGTTTTCTACGCGAAAGTCTACGTAGTCATCTGGTGACTCCGAAACCTTCTGCAACATTTCCGTGTACCACTGAGAAGTTTTTCGAGTAGACACTACTGCGACGCTTCTCGACAAAGCGTCGGCCACAACGTTCTCCTTTCCCTTTCGATGGCGTATAGTAACGTCGTATTGTTGTAGCGTCAAACACCAACGACTACAACGCGACGCAGTTTTCCACTTAGTGGTCATTATGTGTGAAAGAGCTGACGAGTCAGTTATTAAGGTGAAATGACTTCCCTCGACATAGCATCTAAATGCTTCTATAGCGAGAAGAGCAGCTAACGTCTCTTTCTCGCACGCGTGGTAGTTACGTTGAGGCGTAGTCAACTTATGGGAAAAGTAAGCCACGACGCGTTCTGTACCGTCGTGCTCTTGGGTGAGTATCCCTGCAACAGCGACGTCGCTAGCGTCGGTCTGTATGCAAAATTCTCGAGAGAAGTCAGGGCTGACAAGGATTGGGGCGGAAATGAGTTTCTCTTTGATTGAGCTGAAAGCTTCTTCTGCGCTTTCGTTCCACGCTAGTgttttactttttgtttttagcAAATCTGTGAGGGATGAAGTAATACCACTAAAATCGTCAATAAAACGACGATAATAATTACACATGCCAAGAAAACGGCGCAATTTGGTAAGTGTGGTCGGTCGTTCATATTCTACGATCGCTCTAACCTTTTCGGGGTTGGGACGTAGACCATGAGTCGACAATAAATATCCAAGAAAAGGCAATTCTTGCACTCCGAACTTGGATTTTTGAATGTTGATGGCTAAATTTGCTGTTGATAATCTGCGCGCTACTTCCTTGAGTAGCCTCACGTGCTCGTCGAATGTCGCACTTACGATGACTATGTCATCTAAGTAGACGAACACGTGAGGTTCTAACTCGCCGTGTCCTAGAATGGTGTCCATGAGATATGATAAAACCATGGGTGAATTTACTAAACCGTAAATTAGGCGTGTAAATCTGAACATTCCAAGACCCTGAACGCAAAACGCGGTATATCGTCGAGACTCGGGGTGTAGTGGTATTTGGAGGAAAGCTTCTGAGAGGTCGATGGTACTCAGAAATTGAGCTCGCGGCAACTGCCCTAATATTCGACCGGGATGCGGTAACGGATACGCGTCGCGAACTATGCGCTCGTTCAATTTTCGCGCGTCGAGACATAGGCGGACCTTACCGCTCGGCTTGATGACGGGGACAATATTAAGAGACCAATCTGAGTGACATCTCTCAATTATTCCGATTTGAAGTAACCGATTAACTTCGTcgtgcactttttgctgaacTTTCGGCGATAGGGGGTACGGATATTGACGGATCGCGGGTTTATCCTTCCAAATTTCCTGAATCTCGATTTTATGCTCGAGTACGTGTGTATGCGTAATTTCGTCCGGGActgcaattttgaaataagtttttaccGATTCTAATTCGTTTAATTCGGTTTCCGATAATGTACACGGTATTTCATTCAACGACGCGAAGTTGGATTCGAGAGCAGCGCATTGATTCACGGTAGGGATAATATTGAACTTTTTCCAAAAGTCCATTCCTAAAATACaatctaaaaataaatcttctacAACGAGCgtggctaaaattttcatattcccGTCGAACGAATACGGTAtatgaatttttcctaaaatagtTAATGGGGTTCCACCGGCGGTCTTTAATTGAATGGGAGTATTCAAAGGTTGGAGTTTAGGGTGGTTCAATTTCTCGTAGATTTTCCGATTGATCAGGGACAAATTACTCCCTGAATCAAGTAAACCTTTGACCGGAAGGTCATATAGTTTCACGTAACCGTAGGGACGATTATCTTCGGGTTCGGATAACGAGATTTctgaaacgttttcatttttatacatttgatCGCGAGTGGGTTCCCAAAATTCGAATGGGGTGGTAAATATTTCGGATGAATTTACGCGCGTGTCGACGATCTGCGGTTTTAAATCGTCTGCAACCCGTTTTTTCGGCAGAAGGGACAGTTTTGTGTGTCGAATCCTTTAAATCCGCAAACGCGACAAATTAAACCGCGACTCGACCGAAATTCTTCTAGAGAATGATTTTTGCTTCGACAATAAAGACATTCATCAGAATCTGGGGGTTTGTGTGCGGAAATAAGGTCGGCGAAGGATCGTGGTTTCTTAGAGGTACCTTCGCGCGGGTTTTCCGAACCAGGGACGGTCTTGGGTTGTTTAAGATTACCGGAAATTTCTGTTCTTGGCTTAAAAGGATTAGTTCGATTTGGGTTGTTATTTACAGGTCTATTCACAAAATTGTTGTCCTTTTGTTGCCGTGAATTCTGATTGCTGTTAACAGGGATATTAAATTTGGGGTTCGATATGGATGAAGTTTCCGAAATCGCATTGGTGAATTTCTCGGAACCAAACATTTTATTGTAAAGAGAGAAATTTGAAGCATCCATTTTTCTACCTGCTTCAACTAAATCTTCAATTGTATCGATAACTTGCcataaaatttgctttttataATCCCCTCGCATATTATGTTTAATTACGTTTAATTTTTCTGGTTCACTCATTTGAAAAGTCATAGACCTAAAAAGTTTTTCCATATCAAAGAAATAATCTTGAAACGTTTCGTTTCGCTGTTGACGTCTTAGATACACCCTAGAACGGACAAGAGAATCCAGTTCGGGGTGGACAAATGCTCTTCGCAATTCATTCACTAAATGTGACCAATCTCTGAGCTGACCTTTTGAGCTTAATGACATGAACCAATTTAATGCTGGGCCTGTAAAGAGGTGAAAAGCAGAGTCGAATAATTCCTGCTCGGAGATCCTCTCCGCAAGCGAAAGTTGTTGAACTAGCACCAAGAACTCATTCAAGTTACTACCCTG
It includes:
- the LOC129749829 gene encoding acidic amino acid decarboxylase GADL1-like, with amino-acid sequence MQPAKAEDQDLELLSKIFHLLESERVFKPHKEDKIFPFVPPTELKDLFDLNLENVQPTSAENREATLRKVIQYSIKSNHPNYHHEMFAGPDLCGLAASWITDALNAMQFTFEAAPVFSLIDTAVLQYLLGLCGFPDGEGVSTPGGSVANMYAIAMARHKLMPELKKNGMYNVQKFKIFTSQDAHYSITKSANWLGLGEENVLRIATDDRCRINVDALDRAIAESIDEGCKPLIVSVTAGTTVFGAIDKLDRVADVCQRYKVWMHVDGAWAGAALHSRKYRSLLAGLERADSVSLCPQKIVGVPLQCSMFLMRHRGLLKDCNAACAEYLFPTDKYYDVAYDTGDLSVQCGRKIDSFKFWFMLKARGTDWFEKSVDSALDCAQYFKKAISGNPYFKLVLPEYEFTNICFWFIPKRLQLDPNGGQESDEWWKEIHKVTLALKAKMVKKGNLMVSYTSNHHKRLGYFFRMVIKCVPAPTTERMDFVVQEMIALGADM